A part of Funiculus sociatus GB2-C1 genomic DNA contains:
- a CDS encoding DUF4079 domain-containing protein yields the protein MLIEEAVWGVASLSEVLEPIAKQFEKLGIPDSIVHWGHPVMMAIVVLVMGSFIGFAGWRGRVAADTAIASKSLADHRKLAPWMFLFIALGYTGGVLSLVMQNQRILESPHFWTGSIVLGLLAINGTISMIGFGGNKVVLRTFHAYLGTTALCLLFVHAVLGLKLGLAI from the coding sequence ATGTTGATAGAGGAGGCTGTGTGGGGGGTGGCTAGTTTGAGTGAAGTTTTAGAACCCATTGCTAAGCAGTTTGAAAAGTTAGGAATTCCAGATTCGATTGTGCATTGGGGACACCCGGTGATGATGGCAATTGTGGTGTTGGTAATGGGTAGTTTTATAGGGTTTGCCGGATGGCGTGGACGGGTAGCGGCGGATACGGCGATCGCTAGTAAAAGTTTGGCTGACCACCGGAAGCTGGCACCGTGGATGTTTCTGTTTATAGCACTAGGTTATACTGGCGGAGTTTTGTCGCTAGTAATGCAAAATCAACGGATTCTCGAAAGTCCGCATTTTTGGACTGGTTCTATTGTGCTGGGATTGCTGGCAATTAATGGCACGATTTCGATGATAGGCTTTGGGGGTAATAAGGTAGTGCTGCGGACATTTCATGCTTATTTAGGCACTACGGCACTTTGTCTGCTATTTGTACACGCTGTGCTGGGCTTGAAGCTAGGTTTGGCTATCTGA
- the glyQ gene encoding glycine--tRNA ligase subunit alpha, whose product MNFQSVIATLHEFWGDRGCLIAQPYDIEKGAGTKNPNTFLRCLGPEPWAVAYVEPCRRPTDGRYGENPNRYQHYYQYQVLIKPSPDNIQEIYLDSLRALGIRPEDHDIRFVEDNWEDATVGAWGVGWEVWLDGMEITQFTYFQQCGGLDCRPVSIEITYGLERLTMYLQQVDAFTKIRWTDNVTYGDVHLQGEVEQCIYNFEASNPDLLFTLFGLYEQEAEQLTGRGLVLPSLDYVLKCSHTFNLLDARGVISVTERTRYIGRIRKLARRVAELYLQQREALGFPLCKQKEVAQQVS is encoded by the coding sequence GTGAATTTTCAGTCGGTGATTGCTACGTTGCATGAGTTTTGGGGTGATCGCGGTTGCCTAATCGCCCAGCCCTACGATATTGAAAAAGGGGCAGGCACCAAAAATCCCAATACCTTTTTAAGATGTCTTGGGCCGGAACCGTGGGCTGTTGCTTATGTCGAACCCTGCCGCCGCCCTACAGATGGACGTTATGGTGAAAATCCTAATCGCTACCAACACTATTACCAGTATCAAGTTCTGATTAAACCTTCGCCAGATAATATCCAAGAGATTTATTTGGACTCGTTGAGGGCTTTAGGTATTCGCCCTGAAGATCACGACATCCGGTTTGTAGAAGACAACTGGGAGGATGCCACCGTAGGCGCTTGGGGAGTAGGTTGGGAAGTATGGCTAGATGGGATGGAAATCACCCAATTTACTTACTTTCAACAATGCGGAGGCCTTGACTGTAGACCTGTCTCAATTGAGATTACCTATGGTCTGGAGCGATTAACTATGTATCTCCAGCAGGTGGATGCGTTTACCAAGATTCGCTGGACTGATAACGTTACCTATGGTGATGTTCACCTTCAGGGAGAGGTTGAGCAGTGTATCTATAATTTCGAGGCATCTAACCCAGATTTGTTGTTTACTTTGTTTGGTCTATACGAGCAGGAGGCAGAGCAACTGACTGGACGCGGACTTGTGTTACCCAGTCTGGATTATGTTTTAAAGTGTTCTCACACATTTAATTTGCTGGATGCCAGAGGGGTGATTTCGGTAACGGAGCGGACGCGCTACATTGGCAGAATTCGCAAGTTGGCAAGGCGAGTCGCGGAGTTATATTTGCAGCAACGAGAGGCGCTGGGATTTCCCCTGTGCAAGCAAAAGGAAGTTGCACAGCAAGTATCTTAA